One window from the genome of Canis lupus dingo isolate Sandy chromosome 15, ASM325472v2, whole genome shotgun sequence encodes:
- the RNASE12 gene encoding probable inactive ribonuclease-like protein 12: protein MLPVRAAAKTKGIRAEDVKGLLPLMILMVIIFLLLLFWENELHEEREVPTLEHLHVDYPQSDIPVRYCNRMVLQRVIRGPDNTCKKEHVFIHERPREINRVCTSPKKRVCQNHSSILCFQSVTKFKMTACQLIEGTRYPACRYHISPIMGFAVVTCDHMGPVTLQRYVE from the exons ATGTTGCCTGTGAGAGCTGCAGCGAAAACAAAAG GAATTAGGGCAGAAGATGTGAAGGGACTCTTACCCCTGATGATCCTAATGGTGATCATTTTCCTGCTGCTTCTGTTCTGGGAGAATGAGCTGCATGAGGAAAGAGAGGTGCCAACCCTGGAGCACTTGCACGTGGACTACCCTCAGAGCGACATTCCTGTAAGGTACTGCAACCGGATGGTCTTACAAAGAGTCATCAGGGGACCTGACAACACCTGCAAGAAGGAACACGTTTTCATCCACGAGAGGCCTCGAGAGATCAACAGGGTGTGCACCTCTCCCAAGAAGAGGGTTTGTCAGAACCATTCTTCCATCTTATGTTTCCAGAGTGTGACAAAGTTCAAAATGACAGCTTGTCAGCTCATCGAAGGCACCAGATATCCCGCCTGCAGGTACCACATTTCCCCCATAATGGGGTTCGCTGTTGTCACTTGTGATCACATGGGGCCAGTGACTCTGCAGAGGTATGTTGAGTAA